The following DNA comes from Caulobacter mirabilis.
CCGGGCGGATCAGGTCGTTCATGGCCGCGTCCAGCACCAGGAATTTCCGGCCTTCCGGACGCTCGTGCAGGTGGATGACGCTGGCCAGCAGCACGCCGGCGTTGGCGGCGATCACCCGGCCGGGCTCGAAGGCCAGGCGGATGTCCTTCAGGCCCTTGGTCACGCGGGCGACCATCGCGGCGTAGTCGACGGGCGAGGGCGGGTCGGGCTGGTTGAAGTAGGGCACGCCCAGACCGCCGCCCAGGTCCAGCCGCTCCACGCTCATGCCTTCGCCGCGCAGGCTCTCGACCAGGCCGACCATCTTGCTGAAGGCGGCCTCGAACGGGGCCAGGTCGGTGATCTGGCTGCCGATGTGGCAGGCCACGCCCAGCGGGTTCAGGTGCGGGTGGTTGGAGGCGTTGGCGTACAGGCGCGCGGCCTCGGCGAAGGAGACGCCGAACTTGTTCTCGGCCTTGCCGGTGGCGATCTTGGCGTGGCCGCCGGCGGCGACGTCGGGGTTCACCCGGAAGACGACCGGCGCGCGCAGGCCGAGCTCTTCGGCCACCTGGGCGACCAACTTCAGCTCGGGCTCGGACTCGACGTTGATCTCGGAGACGCCGGCCTTCAGGGCGAAGGCGATCTCGCCGCGGGTCTTGCCGACGCCGGAGAAGACGATCCTCTCGCCCGGAACGCCGGCGGCCAGGGCGCGGCGGACCTCGCCCTCGGACACCGTGTCGGCGCCGGCGCCCAGCGCGGACAGGAGCTTCAGGATCGAGAGGTTGCTGTTGGCCTTGACGGCATAGGCGACCAGCGGATCGACGACCCCGGCCTGAACCAGGGCGTCGCGGAAGACCGTGAAGTGCCGCTCGAACGTGGCCCTGGAATAGACGTAGACCGGCGTGCCGACTTCGGCGGCGATCCGGGAAAGCGGGACGTCCTCGCAGTGGAGCTCGCCGCCCCGGACCTCGAAATGGTTCACTCTGTACGCGTCCTAACGGGGGTCGGAGCCGGGGCCGGCGAAGGGATCGTTCGGCGCGCCGCCCAGCGGCGACTCGCGGGTGTTGCCGCGGCTGCTGGCCGGGTCGGACAGCTCGCGGGCCGACTTGGGGTTGGACGGCCGGTTGGCGCTGGCCGAGGCGGCGCGGCGTTCGGCCTCCCAGGCGGCGCGCTTCTGCGGGTCCATCGGCGCGGGACGCTCCAGCTCGCCCAGCGAGCCGCAGCCAGCCAGGGCCGCGCCGGCGAGGACGAGCGTCAGCGGGAGCAGTCGAATGGCCTTCATCGCAGGGAGTCCTTCCAGCGCTTGATCTGGGCCCGAACCTCGGAGGGGGCCGTTCCGCCGTAGCTTACGCGGCTCCCGGCCGAAGCGGCAGGGGTCAGGACCTCGAAAACGTCTTCGCTGATGCCTTGGTTGAGCGCCTGGAGCTCGGCCAGCGGCAGGCCGGCCAGGTCGACGCCCAGCTGCTCGGCCCGCTTCACCGCCGCGCCGGTCACGTGGTGGGCGTCGCGGAACGGCAGGTCCAGCTTGCGCACCAGCCAGTCGGCCAGATCGGTGGCGGTCGAGAAACCGGCGCCGGCGGCGGCGGCCATCCGCTCGACGTTCGGCTCCAGGTCGCGGACCATGCCGGCCATGGCCAGCAGCGCCAGCTCCAGCGCGTCGAAGGCCTCGAAGGTCGGGACCTTGTCCTCCTGCATGTCCTTCGAATAGGCGAGCGGCAGACCCTTCATGACCACCGTCAGGGTGGTCAGCGAGCCGAGGATGCGGCCGACCTTGGCCCGGATCAGCTCCGCCGCGTCCGGGTTCTTCTTCTGCGGCATGATCGAACTGCCGGTGGTGAAGGCGTCGCTCAGCCGGACGAAGCCGAACTGCGGCGTCGACCAGATCACGATCTCCTCGGCCAGGCGGGAGAGGTGGGTGGCGCAGATGCTGGCCGCCGACAGGGCCTCCAGGGCGAAGTCGCGCGAGGAGACGCTGTCCAGCGAGTTGGCGGTCGGCCGGGCGAAGCCCAGGGCCTTGGCGGTCATCTCGCGGTCGATCGGGAAGGGGCTGCCGGCCAGGGCGGCGGCGCCCAGCGGGCATTCGTT
Coding sequences within:
- the lysA gene encoding diaminopimelate decarboxylase, translated to MNHFEVRGGELHCEDVPLSRIAAEVGTPVYVYSRATFERHFTVFRDALVQAGVVDPLVAYAVKANSNLSILKLLSALGAGADTVSEGEVRRALAAGVPGERIVFSGVGKTRGEIAFALKAGVSEINVESEPELKLVAQVAEELGLRAPVVFRVNPDVAAGGHAKIATGKAENKFGVSFAEAARLYANASNHPHLNPLGVACHIGSQITDLAPFEAAFSKMVGLVESLRGEGMSVERLDLGGGLGVPYFNQPDPPSPVDYAAMVARVTKGLKDIRLAFEPGRVIAANAGVLLASVIHLHERPEGRKFLVLDAAMNDLIRPAMYDAFHDIRPVKATDAAPVVMDVVGPVCETGDTFTRERALPPLGAGDLVAFMSAGAYGAAMASEYNSRPLVPEVLVDGDRYAVIRKRPSYEEMLADEIPSDWK
- the argH gene encoding argininosuccinate lyase — protein: MTQDPSDKPKGQAQGQAMWGGRFSAKPSDLMQAINVSIGFDKRLWAQDIAGSKAHAAMLAKAGVISSADEAEIQRGLDTVRGEIEAGTFPFRDEYEDIHMNVEARLRELIGPTAGRLHTARSRNDQVALDFRLWVREAAERSAAQIDDLIGALLAKAEAHADVLMPGFTHLQPAQPVTFGHHLMAYVEMFGRDAGRFRDARERMNECPLGAAALAGSPFPIDREMTAKALGFARPTANSLDSVSSRDFALEALSAASICATHLSRLAEEIVIWSTPQFGFVRLSDAFTTGSSIMPQKKNPDAAELIRAKVGRILGSLTTLTVVMKGLPLAYSKDMQEDKVPTFEAFDALELALLAMAGMVRDLEPNVERMAAAAGAGFSTATDLADWLVRKLDLPFRDAHHVTGAAVKRAEQLGVDLAGLPLAELQALNQGISEDVFEVLTPAASAGSRVSYGGTAPSEVRAQIKRWKDSLR